In Candidatus Gastranaerophilales bacterium, a single genomic region encodes these proteins:
- a CDS encoding secondary thiamine-phosphate synthase enzyme YjbQ, whose product MIINRVYMTITIEKFTVNTKGFNDIIDITNKINTFAMRQNAKNSNVCISVIGSTAAITTMEYEPGLIRDLPEILEKIAPVNKDYFHDNKWHDGNGYAHLRASLIGNSINLPVENNHLLLGKWQQVILLDFDNKPRTRQIIVQFIT is encoded by the coding sequence ATGATAATTAACCGAGTTTATATGACTATTACAATAGAAAAATTCACCGTGAATACAAAAGGCTTTAACGACATAATCGATATCACGAACAAAATAAATACATTTGCGATGCGACAAAACGCAAAGAATTCAAATGTTTGTATATCAGTTATAGGAAGCACGGCAGCTATAACAACGATGGAATATGAACCGGGGTTAATTAGAGATTTACCGGAAATTTTAGAAAAAATAGCACCTGTTAACAAAGATTATTTTCACGACAACAAATGGCATGATGGCAATGGTTATGCCCATTTAAGAGCTTCATTAATAGGGAATTCTATAAATCTTCCGGTAGAAAACAATCATCTGCTACTCGGAAAATGGCAACAAGTTATTCTGCTTGATTTTGATAACAAGCCACGAACAAGACAAATTATAGTTCAATTTATAACATGA
- a CDS encoding zinc-ribbon domain containing protein: protein MYQEEKLICEDCGCEFVFTTGEQEFYAEKGLVNKPKRCPECRKARRQKNRKKMYDVTCSKCGCETKVPFKPIPGKEVYCKDCYAKSQA, encoded by the coding sequence ATGTACCAAGAAGAAAAGCTCATTTGCGAAGATTGCGGTTGTGAATTCGTTTTTACAACAGGCGAACAAGAATTCTACGCTGAAAAAGGGCTTGTCAACAAACCAAAGAGATGTCCTGAATGCAGAAAAGCAAGAAGACAAAAAAACAGAAAAAAAATGTATGATGTGACATGCTCTAAATGTGGTTGCGAAACTAAAGTTCCCTTCAAACCTATCCCGGGAAAAGAAGTTTATTGCAAAGATTGTTACGCTAAATCTCAAGCATAA
- a CDS encoding sodium-dependent transporter has protein sequence MSNESRPQWTSNISFIIATIGSAVGLGNIWRFPYVMGQNGGAIFLLVYLTLIFTICIIPLICELLLGKTYQKDNVGSFGSVKPKFKIFGWLCSITAILVPAFYFVVGGWILNYIWIYLINTPPVNYSEYFGTFVAKPYSPLFFTTLFIFLTAWFPFKGVNKGIEKANNIMMPIFLLMLLILAITSCTLPHAKEGLEFMFKPDFTKINIKMILLALGQSLFTLSIGMGALVTYGSYLSKKTNIFKSSYILIISDTIVAILAGIMIFPAVFSLGLTPTAGASLVFITLPKVFASLPFGNFTAITFFILLFFAAITSGISLIETPIATFHENFKISRQKATVLISSIIFLLSIPATLSFGVLDFLKIDGKTIFDLLDFVTANILMPLNTIIICIVVGWFMKPDFYTMLKNKPLAYIFNIGLKFIVPILLILLLLFGLNIIKL, from the coding sequence ATGTCAAACGAATCTCGCCCGCAATGGACATCTAATATTTCATTTATAATAGCAACCATAGGAAGTGCCGTTGGCTTAGGCAACATTTGGCGTTTCCCTTATGTAATGGGACAAAATGGGGGTGCAATTTTTTTACTTGTATATTTAACTCTTATCTTTACTATTTGCATTATTCCTTTAATTTGTGAACTTTTATTAGGGAAAACTTATCAAAAAGATAACGTTGGTTCTTTCGGTTCTGTTAAGCCAAAGTTCAAAATATTTGGCTGGTTATGCTCAATAACAGCTATTTTAGTACCGGCATTTTATTTTGTTGTAGGGGGCTGGATACTCAATTATATATGGATTTATTTGATTAACACGCCGCCTGTTAATTACTCAGAATATTTTGGAACATTTGTTGCAAAACCATATTCGCCATTATTTTTTACTACACTTTTTATATTTTTGACCGCTTGGTTTCCGTTCAAAGGAGTTAATAAAGGTATTGAAAAAGCCAATAATATAATGATGCCGATATTTTTATTAATGTTACTGATACTGGCGATTACATCTTGCACACTTCCACATGCTAAAGAAGGGCTTGAATTTATGTTCAAACCTGATTTCACTAAAATAAATATAAAAATGATTTTACTTGCACTCGGACAATCTCTGTTCACGCTAAGCATAGGAATGGGTGCATTAGTGACTTATGGAAGCTACCTGTCTAAAAAAACTAACATTTTTAAATCTTCTTATATATTAATAATTTCAGACACTATAGTTGCTATTTTAGCAGGAATTATGATTTTTCCTGCAGTATTTTCTTTAGGACTTACCCCCACGGCAGGTGCTAGCCTTGTTTTTATAACACTTCCGAAAGTTTTTGCAAGCTTACCGTTTGGAAATTTTACTGCTATAACTTTTTTCATACTACTTTTTTTCGCTGCTATAACTTCCGGTATAAGTCTAATTGAAACACCTATTGCTACCTTTCATGAAAACTTTAAAATTTCTCGACAAAAAGCAACCGTGTTAATTTCCTCTATAATATTTTTATTATCTATTCCCGCAACTCTTTCTTTTGGAGTTCTTGATTTTCTAAAAATAGACGGAAAAACAATTTTTGACCTGTTAGATTTTGTAACCGCAAATATATTAATGCCACTAAACACAATCATAATCTGCATAGTAGTAGGTTGGTTTATGAAACCTGATTTCTATACAATGTTAAAAAACAAACCCCTTGCATATATATTTAATATAGGATTAAAATTTATCGTCCCGATTTTATTAATACTATTATTATTATTCGGCTTAAATATAATAAAACTTTAA
- a CDS encoding homoserine dehydrogenase → MKTINIGIIGLGTVGTGVFKTLQDFKQVCIKKIAVKNINKKRNIENFDTTLLTDDAMTIANDPKIDVVVEVVGGINPTFDILKTAMRNGKHIVTANKELLAKHGEELFQVAKENNVVILYEAAIAGGIPIIMPIKTILAGNKINEISAILNGTTNYILTKMDEAPVSYSEVLKEAQNLGYAETDPTGDVEGFDAAYKITTLATIAFNQRVNVNKIYREGITKISAQDIEFAREFGYKIKLIATAKITEDNKVDVRVHPMLVDKNLVLAHVNGVTNAVMLKGHPVGEVMFTGPGAGEMPTASSVVGDILALAIEINKSDYPLPMMRCHHEVKAEQLDIKDTYNKYYISLNAVNTPGVIGTVGTVCGQHHLNLSNILQNGVKEDNTAEIIVITAKSKESDVRDALHAMLKSGSINKINSLIRVMD, encoded by the coding sequence ATGAAGACAATTAACATCGGCATAATCGGTTTAGGTACTGTTGGAACAGGTGTGTTCAAAACATTACAAGATTTTAAACAGGTTTGTATCAAAAAAATTGCGGTAAAAAATATTAATAAAAAAAGAAATATTGAAAATTTTGATACAACGCTTTTGACTGATGATGCGATGACGATAGCAAATGACCCGAAAATTGATGTGGTTGTGGAAGTCGTAGGTGGTATCAATCCTACATTCGATATCCTTAAGACGGCTATGCGTAACGGCAAGCATATTGTTACTGCAAACAAAGAACTTTTAGCAAAACATGGCGAAGAACTTTTTCAAGTTGCAAAAGAAAATAATGTAGTTATTCTATATGAAGCAGCTATTGCGGGCGGTATCCCAATTATAATGCCTATAAAAACTATTCTTGCAGGTAATAAAATTAATGAAATTTCTGCAATATTAAATGGAACTACTAATTATATTTTGACAAAAATGGACGAAGCTCCTGTTTCTTATTCAGAAGTTTTAAAAGAAGCACAAAATTTAGGATATGCTGAAACTGACCCTACAGGTGATGTTGAAGGATTTGATGCAGCGTACAAAATTACAACTTTGGCGACAATTGCTTTTAATCAAAGAGTTAATGTCAACAAAATCTATAGAGAAGGAATTACAAAAATTTCTGCTCAAGATATTGAATTCGCTCGTGAGTTTGGATACAAAATAAAGTTGATTGCGACTGCAAAAATCACAGAAGATAATAAGGTTGATGTAAGAGTTCACCCAATGCTTGTTGATAAAAACCTTGTTTTGGCTCATGTAAATGGGGTCACAAATGCTGTTATGTTAAAAGGACACCCTGTCGGTGAAGTTATGTTTACAGGACCCGGGGCTGGTGAAATGCCTACGGCGAGTTCTGTTGTCGGGGATATTTTAGCTCTTGCAATAGAAATTAATAAATCTGATTATCCGCTTCCGATGATGCGTTGTCACCATGAAGTAAAAGCTGAACAACTCGATATTAAAGATACTTATAATAAATATTATATTTCACTAAATGCTGTAAATACCCCGGGCGTAATCGGTACTGTCGGAACGGTTTGCGGTCAACATCATTTGAACCTATCAAATATTCTTCAAAACGGAGTTAAAGAGGATAATACAGCTGAAATCATTGTTATTACGGCAAAAAGCAAAGAATCTGACGTTAGAGATGCACTTCACGCTATGCTTAAATCAGGTTCTATCAACAAAATAAACAGTTTAATTAGAGTTATGGATTAA
- the thrC gene encoding threonine synthase, producing MANHYQGLINKYREFLPVSEKTPVVTLNEGNTPLIKADNLAKKIGLDADIYLKYEGSNPTGSFKDRGMTMAVSKAAEAGSKAIICASTGNTSAAAAAYGAKAGMKTFVLIPDGYIALGKLSQAMMYGAQIIAIDGNFDEALEMVLKISDNYPITLVNSLNPYRIEGQKTGAFEIVEALGDAPDYHFIPVGNAGNITAYFKGYEEWFVAKKTTHLPKMMGYEALGAAAIVKGERITHPETIATAIRIGNPASWEKAERARDLSKGKIDSVTDEEIIAAYKMLASTEGILAEPASAASVAGLIKAHSQGLVEKGSKCVCILTGNGLKDPDSAIKYSAAEVKKTSANLDDIIKAMEI from the coding sequence ATGGCAAATCATTATCAAGGTTTAATTAACAAATACAGAGAATTTTTACCGGTATCTGAAAAGACTCCTGTAGTTACTCTTAACGAAGGAAATACCCCTTTGATTAAAGCTGATAATTTGGCAAAAAAAATCGGTTTGGATGCAGATATATACTTGAAATATGAAGGCTCAAATCCTACAGGAAGCTTTAAAGACAGAGGTATGACAATGGCTGTTTCTAAAGCTGCTGAAGCAGGTTCAAAAGCTATTATCTGTGCTTCAACAGGTAACACGAGTGCTGCTGCCGCTGCATACGGAGCTAAGGCCGGCATGAAGACTTTTGTTCTTATTCCTGACGGATATATTGCACTTGGTAAATTATCTCAAGCAATGATGTACGGGGCTCAAATCATTGCGATTGATGGCAATTTTGATGAAGCTTTGGAAATGGTTTTGAAAATTTCTGATAACTATCCGATTACACTTGTAAATTCTTTAAACCCATATAGAATTGAAGGGCAAAAAACAGGTGCATTTGAAATAGTTGAAGCACTTGGCGATGCTCCTGATTATCATTTTATTCCGGTCGGGAATGCAGGTAATATAACAGCTTATTTCAAGGGCTACGAAGAATGGTTTGTTGCAAAGAAGACGACTCATTTACCAAAAATGATGGGTTATGAGGCACTTGGAGCTGCTGCTATTGTAAAAGGTGAAAGGATTACACATCCTGAAACCATTGCAACTGCTATAAGAATAGGTAATCCTGCGAGCTGGGAAAAAGCAGAACGTGCTCGTGATTTATCAAAAGGAAAAATTGATTCTGTTACTGATGAAGAAATTATTGCAGCATACAAAATGCTCGCTTCAACAGAAGGTATATTGGCTGAACCAGCTTCAGCTGCATCTGTTGCCGGTTTAATCAAAGCTCATTCTCAAGGTCTTGTTGAAAAAGGTTCAAAATGCGTTTGCATTTTGACGGGAAACGGCTTAAAAGACCCTGATAGTGCGATTAAATATTCAGCTGCAGAGGTTAAAAAGACATCTGCAAACTTGGATGATATTATTAAAGCTATGGAGATATAA
- the clpB gene encoding ATP-dependent chaperone ClpB codes for MIDFNRLTDYTQQIIYFAQQLMYEYHNTQLEPLHILLAITEDKEGISKDYMEALKINNDNFKNKVIVDIQKLPHVEQQQGSQQLYLSSKTIQLFDKAKEIAETLKDSFISIEHILIAMTELSGSDVQNILSGYKIDKNTILNAMKKIRGNNKVDSKNAEEAYKALEKYSTDLTEMARKGKLDPVIGRDEEVRRIIQVLNRKTKNNPVLIGEPGVGKTAIVEGLAQRIIRGDVPDSLKNTKLVALDLGALVAGAKFRGEFEERLKAVLKEVESSNGEIIMFIDELHTVVGAGATEGSMDAGNLLKPMLARGLLRCIGATTINEYRKYIEKDPALERRFQPTMVEEPSVEDTISILRGLKERYEVHHGVKIKDAALVAAAKFSDRYITDRFLPDKAIDLIDEASSSLRIEIDSMPEELDKLVRQKMQLEIEKEALKKEMNDENKTKIENINHILSEINTKITELKTQWELEKKSIKGEVAIKEEIEKTKIEIDRAERKADLQKAAELKYGKLLELEKELKLAEENKENKTENRLLKEEIDEDDIMEIVSKWTGIPVTKMAESEVEKLIRLEEYLHKRVIGQDEAVNVVSDAIRRARSGLKDPKRPIGTFMFLGPTGVGKTELAKALAEFMFNDEDALIRIDMSEYMEKHTVARLIGAPPGYVGYDEGGQLTEKVRRKPYSVVLFDEVEKAHPDVFNIMLQIFDDGRLTDSKGRTVDFKNTLIILTSNIGSDIILENTLESMMSEEKYDQTKEKVTDLLKQRFRPEFLNRLDEIVFFKALTLAQLGGIVDIQAAHLHKLLAEKDIALELTPDAKELLATKGFNPLYGARPLKRTIRQLIENPLSKMLLEQEIKSHDKIVIGADGEELTFKVKK; via the coding sequence ATGATAGATTTTAACCGCTTAACAGATTATACCCAACAAATTATCTATTTTGCTCAACAACTTATGTATGAATATCACAACACACAGTTAGAACCTTTGCATATTTTGTTGGCAATTACCGAAGACAAAGAAGGTATATCCAAAGACTATATGGAAGCATTGAAAATCAATAACGATAATTTCAAAAACAAAGTTATAGTCGATATTCAAAAACTTCCTCACGTTGAACAACAACAAGGTAGTCAACAGTTATATCTTTCAAGCAAAACCATCCAACTTTTTGATAAAGCTAAAGAAATAGCTGAAACTCTCAAAGATTCATTTATTAGCATTGAGCATATTCTTATAGCCATGACAGAGCTCTCGGGTTCTGATGTCCAAAATATTCTTTCAGGATATAAAATTGATAAAAATACGATTTTAAATGCAATGAAAAAAATAAGAGGCAACAACAAAGTGGACTCAAAAAATGCTGAAGAAGCTTATAAAGCTCTTGAAAAATATTCAACCGACCTAACAGAAATGGCGAGAAAAGGCAAACTCGACCCCGTTATCGGCAGAGATGAAGAAGTCCGCCGTATTATACAAGTTTTAAACAGAAAAACCAAAAATAATCCGGTTTTAATAGGTGAACCCGGCGTCGGGAAAACTGCTATTGTCGAAGGTTTAGCCCAAAGAATAATCAGAGGCGATGTCCCTGATAGTCTTAAAAACACAAAACTTGTAGCCCTCGACCTTGGTGCACTGGTTGCAGGTGCAAAATTCAGAGGCGAATTTGAAGAAAGACTTAAAGCCGTCTTAAAAGAAGTAGAATCTTCTAACGGCGAAATAATAATGTTTATTGATGAATTACACACTGTAGTTGGAGCGGGTGCAACAGAAGGCTCTATGGACGCAGGAAACCTTCTAAAGCCAATGCTAGCAAGAGGACTGCTAAGATGTATCGGTGCAACAACAATAAATGAATATCGCAAATATATTGAAAAAGACCCCGCACTTGAAAGACGTTTTCAACCGACAATGGTCGAAGAACCTTCTGTCGAAGATACGATAAGCATATTGCGTGGATTAAAAGAACGATATGAAGTTCACCATGGCGTAAAAATCAAGGATGCTGCTCTCGTCGCTGCTGCAAAATTTTCTGACAGATATATCACCGATAGATTTTTGCCTGATAAAGCTATAGACCTAATTGATGAGGCATCTTCTTCTTTGAGAATTGAAATCGACTCCATGCCGGAAGAACTCGATAAACTTGTTCGTCAAAAAATGCAACTTGAAATTGAAAAAGAAGCATTAAAAAAAGAAATGAACGACGAAAATAAAACTAAAATTGAAAATATTAATCATATTTTAAGTGAAATAAACACAAAAATTACCGAGCTAAAAACCCAATGGGAACTTGAAAAAAAGTCAATCAAAGGCGAAGTTGCAATAAAAGAAGAAATCGAAAAAACCAAAATTGAAATTGATAGAGCTGAACGTAAAGCCGATCTTCAAAAAGCAGCAGAATTAAAATACGGCAAGCTTCTTGAACTTGAAAAAGAACTCAAACTTGCCGAAGAAAATAAAGAAAACAAAACCGAAAATCGTCTTTTAAAAGAAGAAATTGACGAAGACGATATTATGGAAATAGTAAGCAAATGGACAGGTATTCCGGTAACAAAAATGGCTGAAAGCGAAGTCGAAAAGCTTATTCGATTGGAAGAATATCTTCACAAGCGAGTAATTGGTCAAGATGAAGCAGTGAATGTCGTTTCTGACGCCATAAGGCGGGCTCGTTCAGGCTTAAAAGACCCTAAACGCCCGATTGGTACTTTTATGTTTTTAGGACCGACAGGCGTCGGGAAAACAGAACTTGCAAAAGCCTTAGCAGAATTTATGTTCAACGACGAAGATGCTTTGATAAGAATTGATATGTCCGAATATATGGAAAAACATACCGTTGCAAGACTCATAGGTGCTCCTCCGGGATACGTAGGATATGATGAAGGTGGTCAATTGACTGAAAAAGTCCGCCGTAAGCCCTATTCTGTCGTGCTTTTTGACGAAGTAGAAAAAGCTCATCCTGATGTATTTAATATAATGCTCCAAATTTTTGACGATGGTCGTTTGACTGATTCAAAAGGTCGTACAGTGGATTTTAAAAACACCTTAATTATCCTTACGAGCAACATCGGAAGCGACATTATTCTTGAAAACACATTAGAATCAATGATGTCTGAAGAAAAATATGACCAAACTAAAGAAAAAGTAACTGATTTATTAAAGCAACGTTTCAGACCTGAATTTTTAAACAGACTTGATGAAATTGTGTTCTTTAAAGCTTTAACCTTGGCACAACTAGGTGGAATCGTTGATATTCAAGCAGCCCATCTTCATAAATTACTAGCGGAAAAAGATATAGCACTTGAATTAACTCCTGATGCAAAGGAATTACTTGCAACAAAAGGGTTCAACCCGCTCTATGGAGCACGTCCATTGAAAAGAACAATAAGGCAATTAATCGAAAATCCTTTATCAAAAATGCTATTAGAACAAGAAATCAAATCTCATGACAAAATTGTCATTGGTGCAGACGGAGAAGAACTCACTTTTAAGGTGAAAAAATAA
- a CDS encoding hybrid sensor histidine kinase/response regulator has protein sequence MYKVLFIEKNISETEIDFQNNDEFVMDKITFEEVSDKINNYQLCIIKLNTLENNELQKIKNIIQNYHHIDFWATNNSCTKNDILKAYNLGFKNFIQLPLDKDIIVNSLKKNKLKNNEKYGNIKINFSDYQNSQILIVDDMCMNIELLKEVLSPFKITPDCYMKPFDALKIIDEKKYDLILLDIVMPGLNGFEFAEKLKLSNKNKATPVIFISALDNIKVKIQSYNLGSYAYINKPIDIKSTRVQIYNALKIKRLQDSLFNEKEKLDTIFQFSRSEIILTDKNFNIISQNHRYTMRSVQKACNFIELIKEDNTESNVSKINDFATQNEQNLTIKINYHNDVNGHLIPANACISKIFSTLNTLDGYLIIINDITQEVQNQKQKETFIATLTHDLKTPIRAQIQALQLILNNKFGIVDGELASILNEILSSCKFMQHMTDNLLTKYKTQNGHMILTKEKKSIYDIIKKNSEQLKYLLEQKNQTVKIINETKFDELELDPLAIKRVLNNLIINASEYTPENGTITIKIEDDNDKLKVSVIDTGWGIPEEDKDTIFDEYISTAKRFRKVGYGLGLYICKKIIEEHNGNIYVNSEEGKGTEFVFTLPLSNSIVNF, from the coding sequence ATGTATAAAGTACTTTTTATTGAAAAAAACATATCAGAAACCGAAATCGATTTTCAAAATAATGATGAATTTGTCATGGACAAAATCACTTTTGAAGAAGTTTCTGATAAAATTAACAACTACCAACTATGTATCATAAAATTAAATACGTTGGAAAATAATGAACTGCAAAAAATTAAAAATATAATTCAAAATTATCATCACATTGATTTTTGGGCAACCAACAATAGTTGCACAAAAAACGATATCCTAAAAGCTTATAATCTCGGATTTAAAAACTTTATCCAACTACCTTTAGATAAAGATATCATTGTAAACAGCCTTAAAAAAAATAAGCTTAAAAATAATGAAAAATATGGTAATATCAAAATTAATTTCAGTGATTATCAAAATTCACAAATACTAATTGTAGATGACATGTGTATGAATATAGAACTTTTAAAAGAAGTTTTATCACCCTTTAAAATCACACCTGATTGTTATATGAAGCCTTTTGATGCGTTAAAAATTATCGATGAAAAAAAATATGATTTGATACTGCTTGATATTGTAATGCCTGGTTTAAACGGATTTGAATTTGCTGAAAAATTAAAACTATCAAATAAAAATAAAGCCACTCCTGTTATTTTCATAAGTGCTCTTGATAACATAAAAGTAAAAATTCAAAGCTACAATCTCGGCTCTTACGCCTATATCAATAAACCTATCGATATAAAAAGCACGAGAGTACAAATATATAATGCTTTAAAAATCAAAAGACTTCAGGATTCTCTTTTTAATGAAAAAGAAAAACTAGACACTATATTTCAATTTTCAAGAAGTGAGATTATTTTAACTGATAAAAATTTTAATATAATCTCTCAAAATCATCGATATACAATGAGATCTGTACAAAAAGCTTGCAATTTTATTGAATTAATAAAAGAAGATAACACAGAAAGCAACGTCTCGAAAATTAATGATTTTGCTACTCAAAACGAACAAAATTTAACCATAAAAATCAATTATCATAATGACGTAAACGGACATTTGATACCGGCTAACGCTTGCATCTCAAAGATATTTTCAACTTTAAACACCCTTGACGGATATTTAATTATAATAAATGACATTACTCAAGAAGTGCAAAACCAAAAACAAAAAGAAACTTTTATTGCCACTTTAACACACGACCTAAAAACTCCTATAAGAGCACAAATACAAGCACTTCAATTAATTCTCAATAATAAATTCGGCATTGTTGACGGCGAATTGGCTTCTATACTTAATGAAATTTTAAGCTCTTGTAAATTCATGCAACACATGACCGACAATTTGCTTACTAAATATAAAACTCAAAATGGGCACATGATTTTGACAAAAGAAAAAAAATCCATATACGACATAATTAAAAAAAACAGTGAACAACTAAAATATTTATTAGAACAAAAAAATCAAACCGTTAAAATTATAAATGAAACAAAATTTGATGAATTAGAACTCGACCCGCTGGCTATAAAAAGAGTGCTCAATAATTTAATTATTAATGCCTCAGAATATACCCCCGAAAATGGTACGATTACAATTAAAATTGAAGATGACAATGATAAATTGAAAGTATCTGTAATCGATACAGGGTGGGGAATTCCTGAAGAAGATAAAGATACGATTTTTGACGAATATATCTCTACAGCAAAACGCTTTCGCAAAGTCGGCTATGGCTTAGGGCTTTATATTTGCAAAAAAATAATTGAAGAACACAACGGAAACATCTACGTGAATAGCGAAGAAGGAAAAGGCACTGAGTTCGTCTTTACACTACCTCTTTCAAACTCCATTGTTAATTTCTAG
- a CDS encoding carbohydrate ABC transporter permease, with protein MIVDVKKFVKTAGYITLSLGAISMLIPFIWMLLISFMMPEQIFHYPPKFIPHPFVIDSYKNVFNAIAIRQYFTNSMIVAFATTLGQVIISAMAGYAFARLKFKYKEPLFFLILITMMVPPQVNIIPLFFIMRELNWIDTYQALIVPGLFGGFGVFLMRQWFKSLPMEIEEAAKIDGCNHFVIFFKIALPLVMPGVVTLAIFTFITTWNSFMWPLIVTNSDAMRTLPIGLANFKGSFREITQWGELMAYSVICCIPVITIFLAGKKYFIDDMLGGSLKE; from the coding sequence ATGATAGTTGATGTGAAAAAGTTTGTAAAAACAGCAGGATATATAACACTCTCTTTGGGAGCTATTTCAATGCTTATTCCGTTTATATGGATGTTATTGATTTCCTTCATGATGCCTGAGCAAATATTTCATTATCCGCCGAAATTTATACCACACCCGTTTGTCATTGACAGCTACAAAAATGTATTTAACGCAATAGCAATAAGGCAATATTTTACCAACAGCATGATTGTTGCATTTGCAACAACTTTGGGGCAAGTGATAATTTCCGCCATGGCAGGATATGCTTTTGCAAGATTGAAATTCAAATATAAAGAACCTCTTTTTTTCCTTATTCTCATAACCATGATGGTTCCGCCACAAGTAAATATTATCCCTTTGTTTTTCATAATGAGAGAATTAAATTGGATTGATACATATCAAGCTTTAATTGTACCGGGGCTTTTCGGGGGATTTGGCGTATTTTTAATGCGGCAGTGGTTCAAATCTTTGCCTATGGAAATAGAAGAAGCCGCAAAAATTGATGGCTGCAATCATTTTGTAATCTTTTTCAAAATAGCTTTACCCTTAGTAATGCCGGGAGTTGTAACATTAGCTATATTCACATTTATAACCACTTGGAACAGCTTCATGTGGCCACTAATCGTGACAAACTCTGACGCAATGAGGACACTTCCAATCGGGCTTGCCAATTTTAAAGGAAGCTTTAGAGAAATTACTCAATGGGGCGAATTAATGGCTTATTCTGTTATATGCTGCATTCCTGTCATAACGATATTCCTTGCAGGAAAAAAATATTTCATTGACGATATGCTGGGCGGAAGCTTGAAAGAATAA
- a CDS encoding response regulator transcription factor — protein sequence MQKRLLVVDDDNEIRELLEFDLAQSGYIVDTAVDGLDGLNKSIASNYDLVLLDVMMPKMNGFDVCKNIKKTKPEMPILLLTAKGTIGDKTSGFDSGADDYIVKPFDIQEVLLRVRALLRRNSPKSQSSPASGEILKAGDIELFPESLETEIKNNLIKLTPTEFEILYCLMQHFNNAVTLAVLLNEVWGYDGDEDVRMLRVHVGGLRQKIEEDPKHPVYLHTVTNVGYKLTPFEEDAE from the coding sequence ATGCAAAAACGTCTATTGGTTGTTGATGATGATAATGAAATCAGAGAATTGCTAGAGTTTGACTTGGCTCAAAGCGGTTATATTGTAGATACTGCGGTGGACGGTTTGGACGGCTTAAACAAATCGATTGCCTCTAATTATGATTTGGTTCTGCTTGACGTAATGATGCCTAAAATGAACGGTTTTGATGTCTGCAAAAATATAAAGAAAACTAAACCTGAAATGCCTATTTTACTTTTAACGGCAAAAGGAACTATTGGTGATAAAACATCAGGTTTTGACTCGGGGGCAGATGATTATATTGTTAAACCCTTTGATATCCAAGAGGTTTTGTTGAGAGTTAGAGCTCTTTTGCGTCGTAATTCACCTAAAAGTCAATCTTCTCCTGCTTCAGGTGAAATATTAAAAGCAGGTGATATCGAGCTTTTTCCTGAATCTTTAGAAACTGAAATTAAAAATAATCTTATAAAATTGACACCTACAGAGTTTGAAATATTATATTGTCTTATGCAACATTTTAATAATGCAGTTACTTTGGCTGTATTGCTCAATGAGGTGTGGGGGTATGACGGAGATGAAGATGTCAGAATGCTCAGAGTTCATGTCGGCGGCTTGAGGCAAAAAATAGAAGAAGACCCCAAACATCCCGTGTATTTGCATACTGTGACAAATGTCGGATATAAACTAACTCCTTTTGAAGAAGATGCAGAATGA